DNA sequence from the Vibrio ishigakensis genome:
TACTTCAGCTTTTGCAGCACACACTTGGACTAACGAAGCAGGTGACACTCTAACAATTGATGGTCGTTTTGACCTACGCTATCAAGACCGTGGTAACGGCGACGAAGGTGAGTGGAACAGCGGTTCTTCTCGTTTCGGCCTAAAAGGTACTATGGGTCTAGACAACGGCTGGACTGGTTTTGGTCACGCAGAGTGGGGCTACAACTCTGGTGCTAACGGCGACAACATCTATGACCGTCTTCTATACGCAGGCGTTGAGCACGACAAATACGGTAAGATCGCTGCAGGTACTAAGCAATGGTCTACATTCTACGACGTAGCTTGGTACACTGACCTTGGCCGTGTGTTCGGTACGCGTGGCTCTGGTGTTTACAACCTTGCAGATTGGGGTATCGCATCTGGCGCAGGCCGTGCTGAAAACTCAATTACTTATCGTAACAGCATTAACGAAGACATCAGCTACGGTTTCACTTACCAGACTACTCGTGAAAACGTAAAACTGGCTTCCAATGCAGAAGTTACTCTTAAAAATGGCATCAGTGGCTCTCTAACTTACAAAGGCTTCGAAGGTTTCACTCTTGGTGCTTCGTATCTTCAAAATGAAATTAGTGCAATCACTAAAGGCGCTGTAGCTGGTATTAAAGACGGCGACCACATGCGCATCATGCTTCTTGGTGCAAACTACACCAATGGTGGTTTCTACGCTGGTGCAACCTTCCACGTAGGTGAGAACTGGGAAGCGGTTTCTCAGGGTGCACAAGACATCATGATGGATACCCTTGGTGGTGAAATCTACACTTACTACCACTTCGAAAACGGTCTGCGTCCAACGCTTATCTATAACTACATGGAAGACCGCGGTAACGAGACAAACGGCTACGAGCGCAACCTGCTAGTACCTGGTCTTGAGTACCACTTCACTAAGAACAAATTCCTTGTATGGACTGAATACCAAATTGATCTAGGCAAAGACGAACTAGTTGGTAATCAGTTTGAAAATCGTGATGACCAGTGGGCAGCTGGTATCCGTTACTACTTCTAATTTTCCAAAGTTAGAACGCGCTCAGCCCCAAGTGTCATGCTTGGGGCTTTTTTGCCATCTTCTTCAACGAGATAAGTTGGAGTAATGTGTTAAAATTCTCAATATCGCACTGTTATTTCAATGAAAATGTCTAATAAAACAACAGTTACATCAAAAGACGTCGCAAAGTTGGCAGGGGTATCCCAATCCACGGTTTCACGTGTATTTGTCGCGGGCAGTTCGGTTTCAGAGAAAACTAAACAAAAAGTCTACGAGGCAGCCAAAGCGCTTAACTATCGTCCAAACGCGTTCGCACGCAGTTTGACGACTAACGAATCCAAATTGATCGGCGTGGTTTTCCCCGACGCAGACTACCCGATCCACATGAAAACCCTGCAACGCATCAGTATGGAGCTGCAAAGCTATGGCTATTCTGCAGTTCTTATTCCTTGGCAGGTTACGGATGATAACCAACACTCTATTCCCAACATCTTCCAGTACCGTGTAGATGGTGTGATTGCCGCATCCGCGACCTTCAACACCGCGCTGTATGAAGAGTGTGAAGAGTTCAACATTCCAGTTGTGCAGTACGCGAGGGTTGTAGAGGGCACCAAGAGCAGTTTTGTAGTAAGTGATAACTACTCTGCCGGCCAAATAGCCGCAAGGCACTTCCATGCCAAAGGCGCAAAAAAAGTGGCCTATCTTACTGGTGAGGTTCCAACAGTAACCAATACCGAACGTACATCAGGTTTCTGCGACGAGTTCAAAGACCTGTCAGGTATTACTCCTCAGGTTATAGAGGCAAATTACGACTACGCAGATGCCATCCCAGCCATCCGTAAAATGCTTTCAAACGGCACTAAACCAGAGGCGGTATTCTGCGCGACGGATAACCTTGCCATGGCCGCAATGGATATTGCTCGTTTCGAGTTTGGATTGAAGATACCAGAAGACTTTCAAGTAATAGGCTTTGATGATATCCCACAAGCCAAGTGGCATAGCTACAAGCTCACTACCTTTAAGCAGGACTTTAACCGCTTAGCGAAAGAGGCAGTGAAGATCTTGGTAGACCAAATAAAAGAAGGTGACATGAGCCGAGTGAAGCTTATGGTGCCGGTTACTTTGGTTGAGAGGGATACTACGCTTTAGTACTACTGATAGAGCTTACTCTTGGATCAGTTGGTAACTTAAACTCACCAACTAATATTGTCATCCCGGAATGCTGAAGTGCCCGCTTAAAGTTAGACATTTCTCTTAAGCAACTTTCAAGGCTTGGTTTCGATATTCTATCGGAGTCAGGCCTTTCAGTTTCACTTTGATTCGCTCAGTGTTGTAGTAATGGCTGAGTTCCTTTTGGGAGCTTGTTAATCGCAGCTTTCAACATATCTAGTACCAGCGGAAGTCGAACATGTTTTGTCACCTGATAAGACACCACTTCTTGATTGAAGAGGTCGATGACAGGTGATAGGTAGACCTTCTGTCCTTTGACCTTAAACTCTGTAACATCAGTAACCCACTTCTCATCTGGCTTGGATGCAAAGAAGTTTCGGTCGAGCTTATTCGGTGCTGCATAAGCTAACTCTCCTTTATGGGAGCGATACTTTTTCGGTCTAACAGTGGATTTAAGTCCTAGCTC
Encoded proteins:
- a CDS encoding LacI family DNA-binding transcriptional regulator, whose amino-acid sequence is MSNKTTVTSKDVAKLAGVSQSTVSRVFVAGSSVSEKTKQKVYEAAKALNYRPNAFARSLTTNESKLIGVVFPDADYPIHMKTLQRISMELQSYGYSAVLIPWQVTDDNQHSIPNIFQYRVDGVIAASATFNTALYEECEEFNIPVVQYARVVEGTKSSFVVSDNYSAGQIAARHFHAKGAKKVAYLTGEVPTVTNTERTSGFCDEFKDLSGITPQVIEANYDYADAIPAIRKMLSNGTKPEAVFCATDNLAMAAMDIARFEFGLKIPEDFQVIGFDDIPQAKWHSYKLTTFKQDFNRLAKEAVKILVDQIKEGDMSRVKLMVPVTLVERDTTL
- a CDS encoding integrase core domain-containing protein, encoding MKLKGLTPIEYRNQALKVA
- a CDS encoding porin, with protein sequence MKKTNISLLVLAALTSTSAFAAHTWTNEAGDTLTIDGRFDLRYQDRGNGDEGEWNSGSSRFGLKGTMGLDNGWTGFGHAEWGYNSGANGDNIYDRLLYAGVEHDKYGKIAAGTKQWSTFYDVAWYTDLGRVFGTRGSGVYNLADWGIASGAGRAENSITYRNSINEDISYGFTYQTTRENVKLASNAEVTLKNGISGSLTYKGFEGFTLGASYLQNEISAITKGAVAGIKDGDHMRIMLLGANYTNGGFYAGATFHVGENWEAVSQGAQDIMMDTLGGEIYTYYHFENGLRPTLIYNYMEDRGNETNGYERNLLVPGLEYHFTKNKFLVWTEYQIDLGKDELVGNQFENRDDQWAAGIRYYF